From Rhodopseudomonas palustris, a single genomic window includes:
- a CDS encoding CoA-transferase yields the protein MSTAPATSREILIATIADLLDGVRTVAVGASSPIPAAGAMLLRARNERRGRDPVRVIVLGSRQHNFFTNGSFELFDATAQGRIDAFFLGGGQIDGQANINLVGTGDYPASSVRWPGSFGSAFMYYLVPRVILFREEHSPRVLVDKVDFVSAPGVSERIYRKGGPHALLTGLALFDFDKARKRFFLRSAHRGSSAEDIRAATGFDYDAPTQVPVTPEPDAETLALLRGRVTDELAECYPQFAETLVADRAA from the coding sequence ATGAGCACGGCGCCCGCGACCTCCCGCGAAATCCTGATCGCAACCATCGCCGATCTGCTCGACGGCGTCCGCACCGTCGCGGTCGGCGCCTCGTCGCCGATCCCCGCCGCCGGCGCCATGCTGCTGCGCGCCCGCAACGAGCGCCGCGGCCGCGATCCGGTGCGGGTGATCGTGCTCGGCTCGCGGCAGCACAACTTCTTCACCAACGGCTCGTTCGAGCTGTTCGATGCGACCGCGCAGGGCCGGATCGACGCGTTCTTTCTCGGCGGCGGCCAGATCGACGGGCAGGCCAACATCAATCTGGTCGGCACCGGCGATTATCCGGCGAGCAGCGTGCGCTGGCCGGGCTCGTTCGGCTCGGCATTCATGTACTATCTGGTGCCGCGGGTGATCCTGTTTCGCGAGGAGCATTCGCCGCGGGTTCTGGTCGACAAGGTCGATTTCGTCAGCGCGCCGGGCGTCAGCGAGCGGATCTACCGCAAGGGGGGACCGCACGCGCTGCTGACCGGACTGGCGCTGTTCGACTTCGACAAGGCGCGCAAACGGTTCTTCTTGCGCAGCGCGCACCGGGGCAGCTCGGCGGAGGATATCCGCGCAGCCACCGGGTTCGATTACGACGCGCCCACGCAGGTGCCGGTCACGCCGGAGCCCGACGCGGAGACGCTGGCACTGCTGCGCGGCCGCGTGACCGACGAGCTTGCAGAGTGCTATCCGCAGTTCGCCGAAACGCTGGTGGCGGATCGGGCCGCGTAG
- a CDS encoding SAM-dependent methyltransferase, whose amino-acid sequence MRHALIRCLAASVITFGVIAAPAAARSPDVHYVPTPNNVVNRMLELVKPKPGDYLIDLGSGDGRIPITAAKRYGINGHGVDIDPVRISEAQAKAEQAGMTGKVQFIRADLFETEIGKADIVTLYLLETLNAKLRPRLLNELRPGTRVVSHAFSMGDWKPEHHEQVEGRDVYFWIVPARVQGEWRLQNGSEAEVRLTLTQNYQEVAGSATVDGRQTRIEQIKLKGADLSFRLGGRDYQGKVEGDNIVPSGKGDWRAARI is encoded by the coding sequence ATGCGACACGCACTGATCCGCTGCCTTGCCGCTTCCGTGATCACTTTCGGCGTCATCGCCGCCCCCGCAGCCGCCCGATCTCCCGATGTGCATTACGTGCCGACGCCGAACAATGTTGTGAATCGGATGCTGGAGCTGGTGAAGCCGAAGCCCGGCGACTACCTGATCGACCTCGGCTCCGGCGACGGCCGGATCCCGATTACCGCCGCAAAGCGCTACGGCATCAACGGTCACGGCGTCGACATCGATCCGGTGCGGATCTCCGAAGCACAGGCCAAGGCAGAGCAGGCCGGCATGACCGGCAAGGTTCAGTTCATCCGGGCCGACCTGTTCGAAACAGAAATCGGCAAAGCAGACATCGTCACGCTGTATCTGCTGGAGACGCTGAACGCCAAGCTGCGGCCCCGCCTGCTCAACGAATTGCGGCCCGGCACCCGGGTTGTGTCGCACGCTTTCAGCATGGGCGACTGGAAGCCGGAACACCACGAGCAGGTCGAAGGTCGTGACGTGTACTTCTGGATCGTGCCGGCGCGGGTGCAGGGCGAGTGGCGACTGCAGAACGGCTCCGAGGCCGAGGTGAGGCTGACACTGACCCAGAACTATCAGGAGGTCGCAGGATCCGCGACGGTCGACGGCCGTCAGACCCGGATCGAGCAGATCAAGCTCAAAGGCGCGGATCTGAGCTTCCGGCTCGGCGGACGTGACTATCAGGGCAAGGTCGAAGGCGACAACATTGTGCCGTCCGGCAAGGGCGACTGGCGTGCGGCGCGGATTTGA
- a CDS encoding glycosyltransferase — MLSVIISTEGVERTAVATLASLVPGAAAGVVSDVTLVDRGGSDTIVRVADVAGCNYLAFEGNRAEALAAGARNARSPWLMFLHAGAVLDPGWIEETTQFIEGVMASGHPRAGIFRYARSPYAPSGWRESLTALLQSLTGSGADQGLVIARDHYDRLGGHVVRGAEAMLPRDLGRSSRTLLRSRVILAA; from the coding sequence ATGTTGAGCGTGATCATTTCCACCGAAGGCGTCGAGCGGACCGCCGTCGCCACGTTGGCGTCGCTGGTGCCGGGCGCTGCTGCCGGCGTCGTCAGCGACGTCACCCTGGTCGATCGTGGCGGCAGCGACACCATCGTGCGCGTCGCCGATGTGGCCGGCTGCAATTATCTCGCTTTCGAAGGCAATCGCGCCGAAGCGCTCGCCGCCGGCGCAAGGAACGCGCGTTCGCCCTGGCTGATGTTCCTGCATGCCGGCGCGGTGCTCGATCCCGGCTGGATCGAAGAGACGACACAGTTCATCGAGGGCGTGATGGCCAGCGGCCATCCGCGCGCCGGCATCTTCCGCTATGCGCGGTCGCCCTATGCGCCGAGCGGCTGGCGCGAAAGCCTGACAGCACTGTTGCAGAGCCTCACCGGCTCCGGCGCAGACCAGGGGCTGGTGATCGCGCGCGATCATTACGACCGCCTCGGCGGCCACGTCGTCCGCGGCGCAGAAGCGATGCTGCCGCGCGACCTCGGCCGATCGTCCCGCACCCTGCTGCGCAGCCGCGTCATCCTCGCCGCCTGA
- the ypfJ gene encoding KPN_02809 family neutral zinc metallopeptidase — protein sequence MRFDDFRRSDNIDDRRDQDGGGGGGGGFGFPMGGGGLGIGTIVVLGIVGWALGIDPRLLIGGAEMLSQSTQQHQTDSRAGKQGAPTDEMGSMISGVLGEIDDRWTEIFKASGQKYVGPKIVLFRGRTNGGRCGMAQAAMGPFYCPPDRQIYIDTSFFKQVETRFRGCSGSACQFTAAYIIAHEVGHHVQNELGILDKVNQKQRQYGQGPRSNALQVQVELQADCLSGVWVNREKKKRPNFLEDGDIDAALTTAAAIGDDTLQRRAGREVVPDSFTHGSAEQRKRWFMTGYQQGTIQACNTFAAERL from the coding sequence ATGCGTTTCGATGATTTCCGTCGCAGCGACAATATCGATGACCGCCGGGACCAGGACGGTGGCGGTGGGGGCGGCGGCGGATTCGGTTTTCCAATGGGCGGCGGCGGGCTTGGCATTGGCACCATCGTGGTGCTCGGAATCGTCGGCTGGGCGCTCGGCATCGACCCGCGGCTGCTGATCGGCGGCGCCGAGATGTTGTCACAGTCGACGCAGCAGCACCAGACCGACAGCCGCGCCGGCAAGCAGGGCGCGCCGACCGACGAAATGGGCAGCATGATTTCCGGCGTGCTCGGCGAGATCGACGACCGCTGGACCGAAATCTTCAAGGCGAGCGGCCAGAAGTATGTGGGGCCGAAGATCGTGCTGTTCCGCGGCCGCACCAACGGCGGGCGCTGCGGCATGGCGCAGGCGGCGATGGGGCCGTTCTATTGTCCGCCCGACCGGCAGATCTATATCGACACCTCGTTCTTCAAACAGGTCGAAACCCGCTTCCGCGGCTGCTCCGGCTCGGCCTGCCAGTTCACTGCGGCCTACATCATCGCCCACGAGGTCGGTCATCACGTCCAGAACGAGCTCGGCATCCTCGACAAGGTCAATCAGAAGCAGAGGCAGTACGGTCAAGGACCGCGGTCCAACGCCCTGCAGGTGCAGGTCGAGTTGCAGGCCGACTGCCTGTCGGGCGTCTGGGTCAATCGCGAAAAGAAGAAGCGGCCGAACTTCCTGGAAGACGGTGACATCGACGCGGCTCTGACCACGGCGGCTGCGATCGGCGACGACACCCTGCAGCGCCGCGCCGGCCGGGAGGTCGTGCCGGACTCCTTCACCCACGGCTCCGCCGAGCAGCGCAAACGCTGGTTCATGACCGGGTATCAGCAAGGTACGATCCAGGCCTGCAACACCTTCGCGGCGGAGCGGCTGTAA
- a CDS encoding bifunctional helix-turn-helix transcriptional regulator/GNAT family N-acetyltransferase, with translation MEKGIVQPPPNQGDDVALVRAFNRFYTARLGVLEQRLMDSPFSLTEARILYELAHREAPTAKQIGTELKLDPGYLSRIIQGFADDGLLKRSPSPADRRQHLLTLTAKGRAAYAKLERSSQNEVTAMLADLPPAGRTRLTAAMSTILGLLETGTAPPPILRSPRPGDIGWVVQSHGAFYAAEYGFDASFEALVAEIAGQFLASHDPGRERCWIAEYDGAQAGSLFLVRDSDDVAKLRLLLVTPQARGHRLGRKLIDEAVGFARHCGYRKVTLWTQSILTAARGIYQDAGFQRVGAEPHRSFGQDLIGETWELSL, from the coding sequence ATGGAGAAGGGTATCGTGCAGCCGCCCCCGAACCAGGGCGACGACGTTGCGCTGGTGCGGGCATTCAACCGGTTCTACACCGCGCGTCTGGGCGTACTCGAGCAACGGCTGATGGACAGCCCGTTTTCGCTGACGGAAGCGCGGATTCTGTACGAGCTGGCGCATCGCGAAGCGCCGACCGCCAAACAGATCGGCACCGAATTGAAGCTCGACCCCGGCTATCTGAGCCGGATCATTCAGGGCTTTGCCGACGACGGCCTGTTGAAGCGATCCCCCTCGCCGGCCGACCGGCGGCAGCACCTGCTGACGTTGACCGCCAAGGGCCGCGCCGCTTACGCCAAGCTCGAACGCAGCTCGCAGAACGAAGTCACCGCGATGCTGGCGGATTTGCCGCCCGCCGGGCGGACACGGCTGACCGCAGCGATGTCGACGATCCTGGGATTGCTCGAAACCGGCACCGCACCGCCGCCGATCCTGCGCAGTCCGCGCCCCGGTGATATCGGCTGGGTGGTGCAGAGCCACGGCGCGTTCTACGCGGCCGAATACGGCTTCGACGCCTCGTTCGAAGCCCTGGTGGCGGAGATCGCCGGACAGTTCCTGGCGTCGCACGATCCTGGACGCGAACGCTGCTGGATCGCCGAATATGACGGTGCCCAGGCCGGCTCGCTGTTTCTGGTGCGGGACAGCGACGATGTCGCCAAGCTGCGCCTGCTGCTGGTGACACCGCAGGCGCGCGGCCATCGGCTCGGACGCAAGCTGATCGACGAGGCGGTCGGCTTCGCGCGGCACTGCGGCTATCGCAAGGTCACGCTGTGGACGCAGAGCATCCTGACCGCGGCGCGCGGCATCTATCAGGACGCGGGCTTCCAGCGCGTCGGAGCGGAGCCGCATCGCAGCTTCGGCCAGGACCTGATCGGCGAGACCTGGGAGCTGAGCCTGTAA
- a CDS encoding ferric reductase-like transmembrane domain-containing protein: MSTAGSASRRWSIPLLTLAVPVGFAVWAFPEGLAPLRVAGIVTGWLGCGLLLVSLLLMLREPRLAAWLGGLERMYRWHHVTGVAAYVLLLLHPLALAANNWSSSPKVAWQTLSPSTESWQVWSGWLGLLLLMVGLATTFVRHIRYGTWRWLHALLGLGVLIGLVHLILLGIDEPVVPILAVAGAILGWRLIRGDLGLGARPYLVTSARPLAERSVEIALRPLGEPAIVFPGQFVLVEFGDGRRYRGCGEFHPFTVSAIRAGNELHLAIKALGDCTSKMLAIEAGVAARVIGGFGGLIEPRDAGPQLWIAGGIGVTPFMAVLNAGPLLQPTRLLYLYRTEADAAFLPELRAAASAEPNLTLHCAATGDDLPDLDKLLPDASRLSGIECYLCGPPGLVAALKSVLAARGVAARHVHYENFEFR; encoded by the coding sequence GTGTCGACCGCCGGTTCAGCATCGCGGCGCTGGTCGATTCCGCTGCTGACCTTGGCGGTGCCTGTTGGGTTCGCGGTCTGGGCCTTTCCCGAAGGCCTCGCGCCGCTCCGCGTCGCCGGAATCGTCACCGGCTGGCTCGGCTGTGGATTGCTGCTGGTCAGCCTGCTGCTGATGCTGCGCGAGCCGCGGCTCGCCGCCTGGCTCGGCGGGCTGGAGCGGATGTATCGCTGGCACCACGTGACCGGCGTCGCCGCCTACGTGCTGCTGTTGCTGCATCCGCTGGCGCTTGCCGCCAACAACTGGTCGTCGTCGCCGAAGGTCGCCTGGCAGACGCTGTCGCCGTCGACCGAGAGCTGGCAGGTGTGGTCCGGCTGGCTCGGGCTGCTTCTGTTGATGGTGGGGCTCGCCACCACCTTCGTCCGGCATATCCGCTACGGCACCTGGCGCTGGCTGCATGCGTTGCTCGGCCTCGGCGTGCTGATCGGGTTGGTGCATCTGATCCTGCTCGGCATTGACGAACCGGTTGTGCCGATCCTCGCGGTCGCCGGGGCGATCCTTGGTTGGCGCCTGATCCGCGGCGATCTCGGGCTCGGGGCACGGCCGTATCTTGTGACATCGGCGCGCCCCCTTGCCGAACGCTCGGTCGAGATTGCGCTGCGGCCGCTCGGCGAACCGGCGATCGTGTTTCCGGGGCAGTTCGTGCTGGTCGAGTTCGGAGACGGCCGTCGCTACCGCGGCTGCGGTGAGTTTCATCCGTTCACTGTCAGCGCGATTCGCGCCGGGAATGAACTGCATCTTGCCATCAAGGCGCTCGGTGATTGTACCAGCAAGATGCTGGCGATCGAAGCCGGGGTGGCGGCACGGGTGATCGGTGGCTTCGGCGGCCTGATCGAACCGCGCGATGCGGGACCGCAGCTCTGGATCGCGGGCGGTATCGGCGTCACCCCGTTCATGGCGGTGTTGAATGCAGGTCCGCTGTTGCAGCCGACCCGGTTGCTGTATCTGTACCGGACCGAGGCCGACGCCGCGTTCCTGCCGGAATTGCGAGCGGCCGCAAGCGCGGAGCCGAATCTGACGCTGCACTGCGCCGCCACCGGCGACGATCTGCCCGACCTCGATAAGCTGCTCCCCGACGCCAGCCGATTGTCAGGAATCGAATGCTATCTGTGCGGACCGCCCGGTCTGGTCGCCGCACTGAAATCGGTGCTCGCCGCGCGCGGCGTCGCCGCCCGGCATGTTCACTACGAGAATTTCGAGTTCAGATGA
- a CDS encoding APC family permease, whose product MTGPTRPTAAPRPSLSLLDGIAMVVGVVVGIGIFKTPSLVAANVGSEAMFIGLWLLGGLITLAGALVYAELAMRHPSAGGEYTFLDRGLGRNVALLFAWARISVVQTGAIAAVAFVFADYAQAVLPLGPYGIAIYAAAVLVATTAVNLRGTVYGKIAQNLLSGLTLAVIVLIVIAAAVMVPVQLPPAAPPAMSSDGLGAAGLAMVFVLLTYGGWNEAAYISADLHDGRRNMLRLLLLGTLAITSIYLLTNLAYLSVLGLDAIRASDAVAADVMRLAAGDTGALLLSIAVCIAALSTLNASIFTGARVYFAIGADLPALRKLGAWDHDGNHPRRAILIQSAVALLLVAFGAMQRDGFQAIVEYTAPAFWLFMLLIGVSYFVLRRRDPQRPLLTWPLYPAVPGLFCAASAYLLYASLMHTGLGALVGIGVLLAGVPLIALAQRNGAMVPAE is encoded by the coding sequence ATGACCGGCCCGACCCGCCCGACCGCCGCACCACGGCCGAGCCTGTCCCTGCTCGACGGCATCGCTATGGTAGTCGGGGTGGTTGTCGGCATCGGCATCTTCAAGACACCCTCGCTGGTCGCCGCCAATGTCGGCAGCGAGGCGATGTTCATCGGACTGTGGCTGCTGGGCGGTCTGATCACGCTCGCCGGCGCCCTGGTCTATGCTGAACTGGCGATGCGGCATCCAAGCGCCGGGGGTGAATACACATTTCTCGACCGCGGCCTCGGCCGCAACGTCGCGCTACTGTTCGCGTGGGCACGGATCTCCGTGGTTCAGACCGGCGCAATCGCTGCGGTGGCTTTCGTGTTCGCCGACTACGCCCAGGCGGTGCTGCCGCTCGGACCGTATGGGATCGCGATCTACGCCGCCGCGGTGCTGGTAGCCACCACCGCGGTCAACTTGCGCGGTACCGTCTATGGCAAGATCGCGCAGAACCTGCTCAGCGGGCTGACGCTGGCGGTGATTGTGCTGATCGTGATCGCAGCGGCGGTCATGGTACCCGTGCAACTGCCGCCCGCCGCGCCGCCGGCCATGAGCAGCGATGGCCTCGGCGCAGCAGGGCTGGCGATGGTGTTCGTGCTGCTGACTTACGGCGGCTGGAACGAAGCCGCCTACATCTCGGCGGACCTGCATGACGGTCGCCGCAACATGCTGCGGCTGCTGTTGCTCGGAACCCTCGCGATCACCTCAATCTACCTGTTGACCAATCTCGCTTATCTGAGCGTGCTCGGACTCGACGCGATCCGAGCATCCGATGCGGTCGCGGCCGACGTGATGCGACTGGCGGCCGGCGACACCGGCGCTCTGTTGCTCAGCATCGCGGTGTGCATCGCCGCGCTGTCGACGCTCAATGCATCGATCTTCACCGGCGCCAGGGTGTATTTTGCGATCGGCGCTGATCTGCCGGCGCTGCGCAAGCTCGGCGCCTGGGACCACGACGGCAATCATCCACGCCGCGCCATCCTGATCCAGAGCGCGGTCGCACTGTTGCTGGTCGCGTTCGGCGCGATGCAGCGCGACGGATTTCAGGCCATTGTGGAATACACCGCCCCGGCATTCTGGCTGTTCATGCTGCTGATCGGCGTGTCGTATTTCGTGCTGCGGCGGCGCGATCCGCAGCGGCCTCTGCTGACTTGGCCGCTATACCCCGCAGTCCCGGGATTGTTCTGCGCCGCCAGTGCCTACCTGCTCTACGCCAGCCTGATGCACACCGGGCTCGGGGCGCTGGTCGGGATCGGCGTGCTCCTCGCCGGCGTACCGCTGATCGCGCTCGCCCAGCGCAACGGCGCGATGGTCCCGGCGGAATAG
- a CDS encoding CoA transferase subunit A — protein sequence MGQIVSIEALAAQIRDGMTVALPSDNGGVAMAATAAIIANRPRNLHLVCVPISGIQADMLIGEGLVGTVETSAITLGEAGGAPRFADGIRRSAFAMKDATCPAILAGLVAGQKGVPFMPIRGIIGSDVLKMRSDWKVIDNPFTPDDPIVVVPAIRPDVAIFHAPEADRFGNVRIGRQAELAAMAYAAKTTLVTVERIIDTSLLADERSAAGVLPALYVGAVAEARNGAWPLGLAGEYTTDTAEVARYAKMARSADGFAAYMKGFAQKFEAVA from the coding sequence TTGGGACAGATCGTATCGATCGAGGCGCTCGCCGCGCAAATCCGCGACGGCATGACGGTCGCGCTGCCGTCCGACAATGGCGGCGTCGCGATGGCCGCGACCGCCGCGATCATCGCCAATCGTCCGCGCAACCTGCACCTCGTCTGTGTGCCGATCAGCGGCATCCAGGCCGATATGCTGATCGGTGAGGGCCTGGTCGGCACCGTGGAAACCAGTGCGATCACGCTCGGCGAAGCCGGCGGCGCGCCGCGGTTTGCCGACGGCATTCGCCGCAGCGCGTTCGCGATGAAAGACGCGACCTGCCCGGCGATTCTCGCCGGTCTCGTCGCCGGGCAGAAGGGCGTGCCGTTCATGCCGATCCGGGGCATCATCGGCAGCGACGTGCTGAAGATGCGCAGCGATTGGAAAGTGATCGATAATCCGTTCACGCCCGACGATCCGATCGTGGTGGTGCCGGCGATTCGCCCGGACGTCGCGATCTTCCACGCGCCGGAAGCCGATCGCTTCGGCAACGTACGGATCGGCCGGCAGGCCGAGCTGGCTGCGATGGCCTATGCGGCGAAGACCACCTTGGTCACGGTCGAGCGTATCATCGACACTTCGCTGCTGGCCGACGAGCGCAGTGCTGCCGGCGTGTTGCCGGCGCTGTATGTCGGCGCTGTCGCCGAAGCCCGGAACGGCGCATGGCCGCTCGGGCTCGCCGGCGAATACACCACCGACACGGCCGAAGTCGCGCGCTACGCCAAGATGGCGCGTTCGGCGGACGGCTTTGCGGCCTACATGAAGGGCTTCGCTCAGAAGTTCGAGGCGGTGGCATGA
- a CDS encoding site-specific DNA-methyltransferase has protein sequence MVVSRSGASARAPRTQFEYEPESQIIVGDCIAEMEKLPAKSVDLVFADPPYNLQLKGALKRPDESEVDAVDDDWDKFASFAAYDNFTRAWLLAARRIMKPSATLWVIGSYHNIFRVGAIMQDLGFWLLNDIVWRKSNPMPNFRGRRFTNAHETMIWAARDENAKGYTFNYDALKAANEDVQARSDWLIPLCTGEERLKGKDGKKVHPTQKPEQLLARVLLSSSRPGDLVVDPFNGTGTTGAVAKRLRRNYIGFERDRTYAEAARARIDAIEPLPDDTLKPFLTARDAPRVAFSELIERGMISPGARLVDSKKRHGALVRADGAIMLGDKVGSIHRIGAMAQGSEACNGWTFWHVETSKGLRLIDELRTEIRNTMIA, from the coding sequence ATGGTTGTGTCGCGTAGCGGGGCGTCTGCAAGGGCGCCCCGCACTCAATTTGAATACGAGCCCGAGAGCCAGATCATCGTCGGCGACTGCATCGCCGAGATGGAGAAGCTCCCGGCAAAGTCGGTCGATCTGGTGTTCGCCGATCCGCCGTACAATCTGCAGCTCAAAGGTGCGCTGAAGCGTCCCGACGAATCGGAAGTCGACGCCGTCGACGACGATTGGGACAAATTCGCGTCGTTCGCCGCCTACGACAATTTCACCCGCGCTTGGCTGCTCGCCGCGCGCCGGATCATGAAGCCGTCGGCGACGCTGTGGGTGATCGGCTCCTACCACAACATCTTCCGCGTCGGCGCGATCATGCAGGACCTCGGGTTCTGGCTGCTCAACGATATCGTCTGGCGCAAGTCCAATCCGATGCCCAATTTCCGTGGCCGTCGTTTCACCAATGCGCACGAGACCATGATCTGGGCGGCGCGCGACGAGAACGCCAAAGGCTACACCTTCAACTACGATGCGCTGAAGGCCGCCAACGAGGACGTTCAGGCCCGCTCGGACTGGCTGATTCCGCTGTGCACCGGCGAAGAGCGGCTGAAGGGCAAGGACGGCAAGAAGGTGCACCCGACGCAGAAGCCCGAACAGCTTCTGGCGCGCGTGCTGCTGAGTTCGTCGCGGCCCGGCGATCTGGTGGTCGATCCGTTCAACGGCACCGGCACGACGGGGGCCGTCGCCAAGCGTTTGCGCCGCAACTACATCGGCTTCGAACGCGACCGGACCTACGCCGAGGCGGCACGGGCGCGAATCGACGCGATCGAACCGCTGCCCGACGATACTCTGAAGCCGTTCCTCACCGCACGCGATGCGCCACGGGTGGCGTTCTCCGAACTGATCGAGCGTGGCATGATTTCGCCCGGCGCGCGCCTCGTCGATTCGAAGAAGCGGCACGGCGCGCTGGTGCGCGCCGACGGAGCGATCATGCTCGGCGACAAGGTCGGATCGATTCACCGGATCGGCGCCATGGCGCAGGGGTCCGAAGCCTGCAACGGCTGGACGTTCTGGCACGTGGAGACCAGCAAGGGGCTCCGGCTGATCGACGAGCTTCGCACCGAGATCCGCAACACGATGATCGCGTGA
- a CDS encoding cytochrome b5 domain-containing protein, with protein MMRKLFYVSTAVFWIAVAGLWIGNLMAPADQAAVAAEREIGGAELARHATPDDCWMAIRGGVYDLAAYLPDHPSRPSIIEPWCGKEATEAYDTKTKGRKHSPEADALLRKYRIGRFIGGS; from the coding sequence ATGATGCGCAAGCTGTTCTACGTTTCGACCGCCGTGTTCTGGATTGCGGTCGCCGGGCTCTGGATCGGCAATCTGATGGCGCCGGCCGATCAAGCGGCGGTCGCGGCCGAGCGCGAGATCGGGGGCGCCGAACTTGCCCGGCACGCCACCCCCGACGATTGCTGGATGGCGATTCGCGGCGGCGTGTACGACCTGGCAGCTTATCTGCCGGATCATCCGTCGCGGCCGAGCATCATCGAGCCGTGGTGCGGCAAGGAAGCGACCGAGGCTTACGACACCAAGACCAAGGGCCGTAAGCACTCGCCCGAAGCAGACGCGCTGCTGCGGAAGTACCGAATCGGACGGTTCATCGGCGGAAGCTGA
- the moaB gene encoding molybdenum cofactor biosynthesis protein B translates to MASKEQPKQFIPLNIAVLTVSDTRSLDDDKSGATLVERLNGAGHRLAAREIVTDDVEKIRAIVRRWIADDGVDVIISTGGTGFTGRDVTPEAIEPLFEKRMDGFSIAFHMLSWAKIGTSTIQSRATAGVAGATYIFCLPGSPGACRDGWDGILAAQLDYRTRPCNFVEIMPRLDEHLRRGTS, encoded by the coding sequence ATGGCGAGCAAAGAGCAACCAAAGCAATTCATCCCGCTCAACATCGCGGTGCTCACCGTGTCGGACACGCGGTCGCTCGACGATGATAAGTCGGGGGCGACGCTGGTCGAGCGGCTGAACGGGGCCGGGCACAGGCTGGCGGCGCGTGAGATCGTCACCGACGATGTCGAGAAGATCCGCGCCATCGTCCGGCGCTGGATCGCCGACGATGGCGTCGACGTGATCATCTCCACCGGCGGCACCGGCTTCACCGGCCGCGACGTCACGCCGGAAGCGATCGAGCCGCTGTTCGAAAAGCGGATGGACGGGTTTTCGATCGCCTTTCACATGCTGAGCTGGGCCAAGATCGGCACCTCGACGATCCAGTCGCGCGCCACTGCCGGCGTCGCGGGCGCCACCTACATCTTCTGCCTGCCGGGCTCGCCCGGCGCCTGCCGTGATGGCTGGGACGGCATCCTCGCCGCGCAGCTCGACTATCGCACGCGGCCCTGCAATTTCGTCGAGATCATGCCGCGTCTCGACGAGCACTTGCGCCGCGGCACGAGCTGA